In a genomic window of Styela clava chromosome 11, kaStyClav1.hap1.2, whole genome shotgun sequence:
- the LOC144429521 gene encoding uncharacterized protein LOC144429521, whose protein sequence is MDDSTLPKPSYKLTLKSSYQPATEIIPTPLPQGQEKILLNSQHCSDGKQKYVVYLNPSIQPSSSHEDARGNSQIKVKLPEKSSPSTFSRNTRNSTRKILPRKSIKQNAQYIVVPASTNIQKLQARLLLPSNSVSIPKQKSAPDLRTLCQSVSLHPSQFQQSIPETSSTGFQVSSFNTASMSNDNVVLQDDIGQFSSRNQFDTEQLMSNFSKADSLVPHTEEIFSGPYFQSLIEGDSSMYHPTSTNENVEIGHVLSEDANTHPYLIQIPMPSSQNVAGTTVFTSLANTTWRAELGNKIINSEEPSNIESIAGVSSTGQVDVEMPVQSINLDGHSTGLLQKLDEFRKKEEFCDLTIVIGRTEMHCHSAVVAAMSPVLYCLLQPQSQYGTSLKRKIFIKLDDKLDAVSLSDLLDSMYTGCIKISKNTAKQMLIISSYLKMTSVQNICGNYYKSLFVNNMFDFAGIYSYVAGLSDPSLCSTSTDITLHDLTPANEKAAYQTQSTDEIESRTIVSDNEDDQLVVDENPTSSNCLETADVTKPRSSLTNLVRVASEAFEDLDQEESIDDSLEVSTDDNTALSSEECQDAIQPDSNNETLDITPPVTNEKWCKICEKQFSSTKRYKNHQKIVHSQSQKKSQKCSYCEKRFGKLSDRLLHEKRIHTNEKPYHCEVCKKKFCLQRELKRHLKSHKENNLVCMICGKKLGSDAGMKLHIKAHGEKKFKCRHSSCNTVFATIQLRKRHEKSHSLRRPFQCDKCEAAFKSNHELIRHKLTHSGEKLFKCDKCSKSFGRAEHLKNHMLTHDDSRRFKCSKCGKTFKQKAGLNVHERKHSAPFNYVCDICGYKCHSKGYLQLHSVTHSNERPFRCDICLTRFKAKKHLNRHLKIHERKGETDAEKYKELNNAKSKNSMNKKKLKKNDQVIFPKNIPLIHGKTVHNKASTNNATHIIPKDHSIQTNFYDGESMKLYALSNQHTVTVLPSLREAFCSGSTSNPSQASLQIQESSVQVNEDLLQFSNAVLLDTRHIVDKNMNENGTNTSPWQCSAQEIRNDEIPDTETSMNLTDEDYVPVLTAEDFL, encoded by the exons atGCCAGAGGAAACTCACAGATTAAAGTAAAATTG CCTGAAAAGTCTTCACCATCTACATTCTCAAGAAACACAAGGAATTCTACAAGAAAAATACTTCCAAGAAAATCTATCAAACAAAATGCACAATACATTGTAGTACCAGCATcaacaaatatacaaaaactTCAAGCTCGACTACTTTTGCCATCAAACTCTGTTTCAATTCCAAAACAAAAATCTGCCCCTGATTTAAGAACATTATGTCAAAGTGTATCTCTGCATCCAAGTCAGTTTCAGCAAAGTATCCCTGAAACTTCATCAACAGGATTTCAAGTGAGCAGTTTTAACACGGCAAGCATGTCAAATGATAATGTCGTATTGCAAGATGATATTGGTCAGTTTTCTTCTAGAAATCAGTTCGATACTGAACAATTGATGTCTAATTTTAGCAAAGCTGACTCACTTGTTCCACATACAGAAGAAATATTTTCTGGGCCATATTTTCAAAGTTTGATAGAGGGTGATAGCAGCATGTATCATCCAACATCTACAAATGAAAATGTAGAAATTGGTCATGTTTTAAGTGAGGATGCCAATACTCACCCATACCTGATACAAATACCCATGCCATCATCACAGAATGTGGCTGGGACAACTGTTTTCACCTCACTGGCAAATACGACTTGGAGGGCCGAGCTtggtaataaaataataaatagtgAGGAACCGTCAAATATTGAAAGTATCGCAGGAGTGTCTTCAACag GACAAGTAGATGTTGAAATGCCAGTCCAATCAATTAATTTAGATGGCCATTCCACTGGCTTGTTACAAAAGCTTGATGAGTTCAGG aaaaaaGAAGAATTCTGTGATCTTACGATTGTAATTGGACGAACAGAAATGCATTGTCATTCAGCAGTCGTTGCAGCAATGTCACCTGTACTTTACTGTCTATTACAACCTCAATCTCAATATGGAACAAGTCTTAAAAG gaaaattttcatcaagcTCGATGACAAACTGGATGCGGTCTCACTTTCTGACTTGTTGGATTCAATGTATACTGGGTGCATcaaaatatccaaaaatacAGCTAAACAAATGCTTATTATATCATCATATCTCAAG ATGACTTCAGTGCAGAATATATGTGGAAATTATTACAAATCGTTATTTGTAAATAACATGTTTGACTTTGCGGGGATTTACTCATATGTGGCGGGTTTATCAGATCCTTCTCTATGCTCCACCTCAACAGATATCACTTTGCATGATTT AACGCCAGCGAATGAGAAAGCTGCATATCAAACACAATCGACTGATGAGATTGAATCTAGAACTATAGTGTCTGATAATGAAGATGACCAACTTGTAGTTGACGAGAATCCTACTAGCTCAAACTGTTTAGAAACAG CCGACGTGACAAAGCCAAGGTCATCATTAACCAATCTGGTTAGAGTTGCTTCGGAAGCATTTGAAGATCTTGATCAAGAAGAAAGCATTGATGACAGTTTAGAAGTTTCTACTGATGATAATACAGCTCTCTCATCTGAGGAATGTCAAG aTGCAATTCAACCAGATTCTAACAACGAAACTCTGGACATAACACCGCCTGTGACAAATGAAAAATG gtgtaaaatttgtgaaaaacaatTCAGTAGTACAAAAAGGTACAAGAACCATCAGAAGATTGTACATTCTCAAAGTCAAAA aaaatcacaaaaatgtaGTTATTGTGAAAAACGTTTTGGAAAACTTTCTGATCGATTACTTCATGAAAAGAGAATTCATACAAATGAAAAACCATATCATTGTGAAGTATGTAAGAAGAAATTTTGTTTGCAGAG agaATTAAAAAGACATTTGAAGTCTCACAAAGAAAATAATCTTGTATGTATGATTTGTGGAAAGAAGTTGGGAAGTGACGCAGGAATGAAGCTCCATATTAAAGCACACGGAGAAAA GAAATTCAAATGCAGACACAGCAGTTGCAATACAGTATTTGCTACTATTCAATTGAGAAAAAGACACGAGAAAAGCCATTCTTTACGTAGACCATTTCAATGTGACAAATGCGAAGCTGCTTTCAAGTCTAATCATGAACTCATAAGACATAAATTAACACACTCTG GCGAAAAACTTTTTAAATGTGATAAGTGTTCAAAATCATTTGGACGTGCGGAGCATTTAAAAAATCACATGTTAACTCATGATGATAGTCGGCGTTTCAAATGTAGTAAATGTGGTAAGACATTCAAACAAAAAGCTGGACTCAATGTTCATGAAAGAAAGCATTCAG CTCCCTTTAATTATGTATGCGATATTTGTGGATACAAGTGTCATTCCAAAGGTTATCTTCAACTGCATTCAGTGACTCACAGCAATGAACGGCCTTTCCGATGTGATATATGTTTGACGCGTTTCAAG GCGAAAAAACATCTCAATCGTCATTTAAAAATCCATGAAAGAAAGGGAGAAACAGATGcagaaaaatataaagaacTGAACAATGCAAAGTCAAAAAATTCTATGAATAAGAAGAAACTCAAAAAGAATGACCAG gTCATATTCCCCAAAAATATTCCACTAATTCATGGAAAAACTGTACACAATAAGGCATCAACCAACAATGCAACCCACATTATACCAAAAGATCATTCAATTCAG acAAATTTCTATGATGGTGAATCGATGAAATTGTATGCTCTTTCAAATCAACACACTGTTACTGTTTTACCATCATTGCGTGAAGCATTTTGTTCTGGTTCTACATCAAATCCTTCTCAAGCATCATTACAAATTCAAGAATCCAGTGTTCAAGTTAATGAAGATCTTCTTCAGTTTTCAAATGCTGTGCTATTGGATACTAGGCATATTGTTgacaaaaatatgaatgaaaatggAACAAATACTTCACCCTGGCAat GTTCTGCTCAAGAAATTCGAAATGACGAAATACCTGATACAGAAACTTCTATGAATCTGACTGATGAAGATTATGTCCCAGTCCTCACTGCCGaagattttctttaa
- the LOC120348102 gene encoding uncharacterized protein LOC120348102 has product MGNKDSDEAASLKWTLFSTILYGFCSGSMNFLNKFILSYWSFHEPGIIMFSQMVFLSFGLFVLKSAGRITLVDYTPEKARIFLPLTVIYSVNSIMSLSALTGMNIPMYNAIRRCVPIASLVLGFCMLRKQKTTFNIVISIFIITAGTFIAAIGDLDFDLKGYVYGVLSIVSQALYLITLQRLDMEHNIGALSISYINSINCLPVMALIVICTGEINSIVTFEHWHNPGFIISFIALVLYGCLFTYSMFLCTTVNSALTTALVGVAKSAITTMVGMYTFGGVTATALMIVGQIVNLSGAVLYTYEKYRMKMARKEKIKPTLSSKMLDLGHDLKSDSDLFKLVEVSVHNQNLNGGISSSHNPAPYTMNGHVNIHHDVKFS; this is encoded by the exons ATGGGGAATAAAGACTCAGACGAGGCTGCATCCTTAAAATGGACTTTATTTTCAACGATTTTATATGGATTTTGTTCGGGTTCAATGAATTTCttgaacaaatttattttatcttatTGGTCTTTTCATGAGCCTGGTATAATCATGTTCTCACAAATGGTCTTTTTATCCTTTGGATTATTCGTATTGAAGTCCGCTGGACGAATAACACTTGTGGATTATACTCCAGAAAAAGCAAGAATATTTTTACCTCTGACGGTCATTTATTCTGTAAATTCAATAATGT cTTTGTCGGCGTTGACGGGGATGAACATTCCAATGTATAATGCAATAAGAAGATGTGTGCCAATAGCCAGCCTTGTATTAGGATTTTGTATGTTAAGAAAACAGAAAACAACATTCAACATTgttatatcaatttttattataactGCAGGAACATTCATAGCTG CCATAGGTGATCTTGATTTCGATCTGAAAGGATATGTATATGGGGTATTAAGTATCGTATCACAAGCACTTTATCTCATCACTCTTCAGCGATTGGATATGGAACACAATATCGGTGCACTGAGCATATCATATATAAATAGCATCAATTGTTTACCAGTCATGGCTTTAATAGTAATTTGCACAG GTGAAATCAACTCTATAGTTACATTTGAACATTGGCACAATCCTGGattcataatttcattcattGCGTTAGTTTTATATGGATGCTTATTTACATATTCTATGTTTCTATGCACAACTGTTAACTCCGCTCTTACAACTGCATTAGTAGGAGTGGCTAAAAGTGCAATTACAACGATGGTTG gaaTGTATACATTTGGTGGTGTGACTGCCACAGCATTGATGATAGTTGGACAAATTGTAAATTTAAGTGGAGCTGTTTTGTATACTTATGAAAAATACAGAATGAAAATGGCAAgaaaggaaaaaataaaacctACACTTTCATCAAAAATGCTAGATTTGGGACATGATCTTAAATCTGACTCAGACTTGTTTAAATTAGTTGAGGTGAGCGTAcacaatcaaaatttaaatggtGGTATATCATCTTCTCACAATCCTGCACCTTACACTATGAACGGACATGTCAATATTCATCATGATGtcaaattttcttga